A section of the Arcobacter roscoffensis genome encodes:
- a CDS encoding methyl-accepting chemotaxis protein has translation MNIKKKSLVLASTFSLLVVLNAAGLFYSFSKIEEANEKTINDTKVLSLYKDLKYILKNLQEVATDTALVADPEGLYVIDELKEEYSKTHKQIDSQITSQDNKSQLENIDSKLNSYIKNLKAMGQYGIEKFTARQDSLFEMKKFDKAVDDIEKSISNITSSNYDNYTMMKLKYQIVSIQEILTDALAVGDISGFEEVDSIKKDLFRHLDDMQVKNTIEAMIQAGKNMAQKGETFNIMEEKVNSSMVKVDENFDAIENSILTIEREQTSNLNTTLKESNQVIENAEKIAIALTIALFICVMFLLTIIKGILSSVEKLNDGVENLVNNSNSTGTKINLQSNDELGNIAKNFDLYIDKLERNANQDKKVIDQARVVMGKVNVGLYNERIELKASSTDMQRLVDEINGMINKTQANLTTLSNALIELANAKYDKPIPRIEGVTGLIASLLSGTKVTQSTINEVMALIDNSNKRLTFSAKDLSEASEELSKASNQQAVALEQTAAAIEEVTSTIAISSENSSKMAAHASEVTKSSQLGKDLASKTSSSMDELSNEVNTINEAITVIDQIAFQTNILSLNAAVEAATAGEAGKGFAVVAQEVRNLASRSAEAANEIKSLVESATSKAKEGKEVSAQMIDGFNNLDKSISTTIELIDEVANASKEQQEAMNQINDTVNSLDQATQSNAQLASNISQMAKTTQELSVQLQGAVDRTAFDPDAKRRVCNTDYIFDLNKLKSDHINFKNVNFCDCKVGNKFTVKDHTQCDMGKWLIASEQQGLDFTKGELWEELKTTHQRFHHMVQDSVDLYAEGYENGQIISVTENIELQINVIFELLDRVKEHNCDLEFQKRKR, from the coding sequence ATGAATATTAAGAAAAAATCTCTAGTTTTAGCGAGTACCTTTTCATTACTTGTTGTTTTAAATGCAGCAGGTTTATTTTACTCATTTAGTAAAATAGAAGAAGCAAATGAAAAAACAATAAATGACACAAAAGTATTAAGTCTATATAAAGACTTAAAATATATTCTTAAAAACTTACAAGAAGTTGCTACAGATACTGCACTTGTTGCAGATCCTGAGGGTTTATATGTAATAGATGAGTTAAAAGAAGAGTATTCAAAAACTCACAAACAAATAGATAGTCAAATAACTTCACAAGATAATAAATCGCAACTAGAGAATATTGATTCAAAATTAAATTCATATATCAAAAACTTAAAAGCCATGGGTCAATATGGTATTGAAAAATTTACTGCAAGACAAGACTCTCTTTTTGAGATGAAGAAGTTTGACAAAGCTGTAGATGATATAGAAAAAAGTATCAGTAATATTACATCTTCAAACTATGACAACTATACAATGATGAAATTAAAATACCAAATTGTGTCAATACAAGAAATATTAACAGATGCCTTAGCCGTTGGAGATATAAGTGGCTTTGAAGAAGTAGATAGCATAAAAAAGGACTTATTTAGACACCTTGATGATATGCAAGTAAAAAATACCATTGAAGCTATGATTCAAGCTGGTAAAAACATGGCTCAAAAGGGTGAAACTTTTAATATTATGGAAGAGAAAGTAAATAGTTCAATGGTTAAAGTTGATGAAAATTTTGATGCTATTGAAAATTCAATTTTAACTATTGAAAGAGAACAAACTTCAAATCTAAACACAACACTAAAAGAGAGTAATCAAGTTATAGAAAATGCTGAGAAAATAGCAATTGCACTAACTATTGCTCTATTTATTTGTGTAATGTTCCTACTTACTATTATCAAAGGTATTTTATCAAGTGTTGAAAAACTAAATGATGGAGTTGAAAACTTAGTAAATAATAGTAATTCAACAGGAACAAAAATCAACCTTCAAAGCAATGATGAACTAGGGAATATTGCTAAAAACTTTGATTTATATATTGATAAATTAGAGCGAAATGCTAATCAAGATAAAAAAGTAATTGATCAAGCAAGAGTAGTAATGGGTAAAGTAAATGTAGGTCTTTATAATGAGAGAATAGAACTTAAAGCTTCATCAACTGATATGCAAAGACTTGTAGATGAAATCAATGGAATGATAAATAAAACTCAAGCAAATCTTACAACTTTATCAAATGCTCTAATTGAACTAGCAAATGCAAAATATGATAAACCTATTCCTAGAATTGAAGGTGTTACAGGTCTTATAGCTTCACTTTTAAGTGGTACAAAAGTAACTCAATCAACAATCAATGAAGTTATGGCACTTATTGATAACTCAAATAAAAGACTTACATTTAGTGCAAAAGACTTATCAGAAGCTTCTGAGGAGTTAAGTAAAGCTTCTAATCAACAAGCAGTTGCACTAGAGCAAACAGCTGCAGCAATTGAAGAGGTAACTTCAACTATTGCTATTAGTTCAGAAAACTCTTCAAAGATGGCTGCTCATGCAAGTGAAGTTACAAAATCAAGCCAACTTGGTAAAGACTTAGCAAGTAAAACTTCTTCATCAATGGATGAACTAAGTAATGAAGTTAATACAATTAATGAAGCAATTACAGTAATTGACCAAATTGCATTCCAAACAAATATTTTATCACTAAATGCAGCAGTAGAAGCAGCAACAGCTGGTGAAGCTGGAAAAGGTTTTGCTGTTGTTGCTCAAGAAGTAAGAAACTTAGCCTCAAGAAGTGCAGAAGCTGCAAATGAAATCAAGTCTTTAGTTGAAAGTGCTACTTCAAAAGCAAAAGAAGGTAAAGAAGTATCGGCACAAATGATTGATGGATTCAATAATCTTGACAAAAGTATATCTACAACAATTGAGCTTATTGATGAAGTTGCAAATGCTTCAAAAGAACAACAAGAAGCAATGAATCAAATCAATGATACAGTAAACTCACTAGACCAAGCAACACAAAGTAACGCTCAACTTGCTTCAAATATCAGTCAAATGGCAAAAACAACACAAGAGCTATCAGTACAACTTCAAGGGGCAGTTGATAGAACGGCATTTGATCCTGATGCAAAAAGAAGAGTATGTAATACTGATTACATTTTTGATTTAAATAAACTAAAATCAGATCATATCAACTTTAAAAATGTAAATTTCTGTGACTGTAAAGTAGGAAATAAATTTACTGTAAAAGACCACACGCAGTGCGATATGGGTAAATGGCTTATTGCAAGTGAACAACAAGGCTTAGATTTCACAAAAGGTGAATTGTGGGAAGAGCTAAAAACTACGCATCAAAGATTCCACCATATGGTTCAAGATAGTGTTGATTTATATGCTGAGGGTTATGAAAATGGTCAAATAATCTCAGTAACTGAGAATATTGAGTTACAAATAAATGTAATATTTGAACTATTAGACAGGGTAAAAGAACATAATTGTGATTTAGAATTCCAAAAAAGAAAGAGGTAA
- a CDS encoding methyl-accepting chemotaxis protein, whose product MKTTSLKTKILAVVSICIVISFFILGFYNTSNNYNSQYSLVKNEELSLAKDSSKFIDAYIQSKIDIIEALTKDLEKTEINADDKNLLAKLELSKNAGKFVDVYVGFNTDGSLVLSNGQILNVPKDNYDARVRPWYKDAVSTKKSGVSKPYIDVSTKKLVISVYTPLYQNNKLIGVVGSDIFIDTIVNSILNVSVNGEGFAYLLNKQGNVLIHKNKDLLNKKSDLYSQFDLSSDLNFLEATDKNGVEKLIAHSNISETGWILVVQLDKDTIFEEIQKNTIKEIILYFALLAIILTLLYFVLLKILSPIKKVEDGLRFFFKYLKGEESKITKLSINTNDEFGNMAKTIDFEMEEVAKSLNKDKELIENVKDVVAQVNNGKLDIKVQASTNNKSLNELKDILNDMIETINKNVNNDINPILTHLKEYSELNFKNSIENANGNVAIGLNNLCDIINQMLQENKHNGLQLDESSNELLTNVDILNKSSNETAVSLEETAAALEEITSTVANNTERISQMSAHSEELSQSIKKGQSLANSTVVSMDEINEQTQAIADAITVIDQIAFQTNILSLNAAVEAATAGEAGKGFAVVAQEVRNLAARSAEAAKEIKDIVEKATAKTNNGKTIADEMINGYEKLNENIYKTTEAIGDISDSSREQKTSIEQINDVINRLDQQTQNNASVATQTHNIAKNTSTLAQKILETVHQKQFRDN is encoded by the coding sequence ATGAAAACAACTAGTTTAAAAACAAAAATACTAGCAGTTGTTTCAATATGTATTGTTATATCTTTTTTTATATTAGGTTTTTACAATACTTCAAACAACTATAATAGTCAATATTCATTAGTAAAAAATGAAGAATTAAGTCTTGCAAAAGATAGCTCAAAGTTTATTGATGCATATATACAATCAAAAATTGATATCATTGAAGCACTTACAAAAGATCTTGAAAAAACAGAAATAAATGCAGATGATAAAAATCTTTTAGCTAAACTTGAATTATCTAAAAATGCAGGAAAATTTGTAGATGTTTATGTCGGATTCAATACAGATGGTTCACTTGTTTTATCAAATGGACAAATTTTAAATGTTCCAAAAGATAATTATGATGCAAGAGTTAGACCTTGGTACAAAGATGCAGTAAGTACTAAAAAATCAGGTGTGTCAAAACCTTATATTGATGTATCAACTAAAAAACTTGTAATATCAGTATATACTCCTTTATATCAAAATAATAAACTAATAGGTGTAGTGGGTTCTGATATTTTTATTGATACTATTGTAAATAGTATTTTAAATGTTTCTGTAAATGGTGAGGGGTTTGCATACTTACTTAATAAGCAGGGAAATGTATTAATTCATAAAAACAAAGACTTATTAAATAAAAAAAGTGACTTATACTCACAATTTGATTTATCTTCAGATTTAAACTTTTTAGAAGCTACAGACAAAAATGGTGTAGAAAAACTAATCGCTCATAGTAATATTTCTGAAACTGGCTGGATATTAGTTGTTCAATTAGATAAAGATACAATTTTTGAAGAAATTCAAAAAAATACAATAAAAGAAATAATTTTATATTTCGCACTTCTTGCAATTATTTTAACACTTTTATATTTTGTACTTTTAAAAATTTTATCTCCAATTAAAAAAGTAGAAGATGGGCTAAGATTTTTCTTTAAATATCTAAAAGGCGAAGAATCAAAAATCACAAAACTTAGTATAAATACAAATGATGAGTTTGGAAACATGGCTAAAACTATCGATTTTGAGATGGAAGAAGTTGCAAAGAGTTTAAATAAAGATAAAGAACTTATTGAAAATGTAAAAGATGTAGTTGCACAAGTGAACAATGGAAAACTAGATATAAAAGTTCAAGCATCTACAAATAATAAGTCATTAAATGAATTGAAAGATATACTAAATGACATGATTGAAACAATCAATAAAAATGTAAATAATGATATAAATCCTATTTTAACTCATCTAAAAGAATACTCTGAGCTAAACTTTAAAAATAGTATAGAAAATGCAAATGGTAATGTAGCAATAGGTCTAAATAATCTATGTGATATTATCAATCAAATGCTTCAAGAAAATAAGCATAATGGTTTACAACTAGATGAGAGTTCAAATGAGCTACTTACAAATGTAGATATTTTAAATAAATCATCAAATGAAACTGCTGTATCACTAGAAGAAACTGCAGCTGCTCTTGAAGAGATTACAAGTACTGTTGCAAACAATACTGAAAGAATTTCACAAATGTCTGCCCACTCTGAGGAATTGTCTCAATCAATTAAAAAAGGACAAAGTTTAGCAAACTCAACTGTTGTATCTATGGATGAGATAAATGAACAAACACAAGCAATAGCAGATGCTATTACCGTTATTGACCAAATTGCATTCCAAACGAATATCTTATCACTTAATGCAGCAGTTGAAGCAGCCACTGCTGGTGAAGCAGGAAAAGGTTTTGCAGTAGTTGCACAAGAAGTAAGAAACCTAGCAGCAAGATCAGCAGAAGCTGCCAAAGAAATCAAAGATATTGTTGAAAAAGCAACTGCCAAAACAAACAATGGTAAAACAATAGCTGATGAAATGATAAATGGATATGAAAAATTAAATGAAAATATCTATAAAACAACTGAAGCTATTGGTGATATATCTGATTCTTCAAGAGAGCAAAAAACAAGTATAGAACAAATAAATGATGTAATCAATAGATTAGATCAGCAAACACAAAACAATGCATCTGTTGCAACACAAACACATAATATTGCTAAAAACACTTCAACTTTAGCACAAAAAATACTTGAAACGGTACATCAAAAACAGTTTAGAGATAATTAG
- a CDS encoding sensor histidine kinase, protein MKNRNKEKRLLNIIKFGVLGIIIVLSILISSVFIQQKKSEINAEILLIEENYMSHNKSTVENLVNKIHKFIEVEKEIEIEELKTEVKEQVKQAHLIALSIYNKNVARENYSKEKTINEIKETLRTIRYNNDFAYIFIYELNGKSILNSEFPNLEGKNLWNFKDASGKFIIQDMNRILKEKDETYYEWYWKKSKDDDSIDKKIGFFKKFEPYGLFIGSGDYIYEYEKYVQNKILKKLNSIEFKAPEHIFVYDSKGICLSNPKKELIGKNRYNSQNKEGRYVLREILKYAQENKQGFVRYKGSVILNKNNITNDKVSYVKQFEPWGWVVGSGFYMEELYSLLDKKRAELEKSSDEAIKKIALISLFFVLLMIFVSFYISKRIDSIFYEYRQRVDSEMKNAYEKEKLLIQQSKMATMGEMIGNIAHQWKQPLNLMSMSNSLVKLNQEDKDFSTKEEINEAIDNIDVSIKHLSTTIDDFRNFFKPDKEKREFDLKISFEKTHKLISSQFKNNDIQLLEDIESIKVFGFPNELLQVLINIIKNAKDELIKLEKGKKRVLFIQTKVENNYAYVTIKDNAGGIPKNIMPRIFEAYFTTKKDDEGTGIGLYMSKQIIEGMDGKIEASNQSFEFESEEYKGAQFIIKLPLA, encoded by the coding sequence ATGAAAAACAGGAATAAAGAAAAGAGATTATTAAACATTATCAAATTTGGTGTTCTAGGAATTATTATTGTTTTATCAATTCTAATTTCAAGTGTATTTATTCAGCAGAAGAAAAGTGAGATTAATGCAGAAATTCTTTTAATAGAAGAAAACTATATGAGTCATAATAAATCTACAGTTGAAAACTTAGTAAATAAAATTCATAAATTTATTGAAGTAGAAAAAGAAATTGAAATTGAAGAGTTGAAGACAGAAGTAAAAGAGCAAGTAAAACAAGCTCATTTAATAGCTTTAAGTATTTATAATAAAAATGTAGCAAGAGAAAATTATTCTAAAGAAAAAACTATAAATGAAATAAAAGAGACTTTAAGAACAATAAGATACAACAATGATTTTGCTTATATTTTCATCTATGAACTTAATGGTAAAAGTATTTTAAACTCAGAGTTTCCTAATCTAGAAGGAAAAAATCTTTGGAACTTTAAAGACGCAAGTGGAAAGTTTATAATTCAAGATATGAATAGAATATTAAAAGAAAAAGATGAGACATATTATGAGTGGTATTGGAAAAAGAGTAAAGATGATGATTCAATTGATAAAAAAATAGGTTTTTTTAAGAAGTTTGAACCTTATGGGCTTTTTATTGGTTCAGGTGATTATATCTATGAATATGAAAAATATGTACAAAATAAGATTTTAAAAAAGCTAAATTCAATAGAATTTAAAGCTCCAGAACATATTTTTGTTTATGATTCAAAAGGTATTTGTTTATCAAATCCAAAAAAAGAACTTATTGGAAAAAATAGATACAACTCGCAAAATAAAGAAGGAAGGTATGTCTTACGAGAAATACTTAAGTATGCTCAAGAAAATAAACAAGGCTTCGTAAGATATAAAGGTAGTGTAATCCTAAATAAAAACAATATCACAAATGATAAAGTTTCATATGTAAAACAGTTTGAGCCTTGGGGTTGGGTTGTAGGAAGTGGTTTCTATATGGAAGAGTTATACTCTTTATTAGATAAAAAGCGAGCAGAACTAGAAAAATCAAGCGATGAAGCTATTAAGAAAATAGCCTTAATAAGTCTATTTTTTGTTTTATTAATGATATTTGTGTCTTTTTATATATCAAAAAGAATTGATAGTATTTTTTATGAATATAGACAAAGAGTTGATAGTGAAATGAAAAATGCCTATGAAAAGGAGAAACTTTTAATCCAACAATCAAAAATGGCAACAATGGGTGAAATGATAGGAAACATAGCTCACCAATGGAAACAACCCCTAAACTTAATGTCCATGTCAAATAGTTTAGTAAAATTAAATCAAGAAGATAAAGACTTTAGTACAAAAGAAGAGATAAATGAGGCCATTGATAATATAGATGTATCTATAAAGCATTTATCAACTACTATTGATGACTTTAGAAACTTTTTTAAACCTGATAAAGAAAAACGAGAATTTGATTTAAAAATATCTTTTGAAAAAACTCATAAACTTATAAGTTCACAATTTAAAAATAATGACATACAGTTATTAGAGGATATAGAAAGTATTAAAGTTTTTGGTTTTCCAAATGAGCTACTACAAGTCTTAATTAATATCATTAAAAATGCAAAAGATGAACTAATAAAACTTGAAAAAGGTAAAAAAAGAGTATTGTTTATTCAAACAAAAGTTGAAAACAACTATGCCTATGTAACAATAAAAGATAATGCCGGAGGAATACCTAAAAATATAATGCCAAGAATCTTTGAAGCATACTTTACTACAAAAAAAGATGATGAAGGAACAGGAATAGGGCTTTATATGAGTAAACAAATCATAGAAGGAATGGATGGCAAAATAGAAGCTTCTAATCAATCTTTTGAGTTTGAAAGTGAAGAATATAAAGGTGCACAGTTTATTATAAAGTTGCCTTTAGCCTAG
- a CDS encoding F0F1 ATP synthase subunit C, translating into MKKIVLLMLAIAGAAFAADGAVANETLKAYSVVAAGIGLGLAALGGAIGMGNTAAATIAGTARNPGLGGKLMTTMFIALAMIEAQVIYALVIAMIALYANPFLG; encoded by the coding sequence ATGAAAAAAATCGTTCTTTTAATGCTAGCTATTGCTGGTGCTGCTTTCGCTGCTGATGGTGCAGTTGCAAATGAAACTTTAAAAGCTTACTCTGTAGTTGCTGCAGGTATTGGTCTTGGTCTTGCTGCACTTGGTGGTGCTATCGGTATGGGTAACACTGCTGCTGCAACAATCGCTGGTACTGCTAGAAACCCAGGTTTAGGTGGAAAATTAATGACTACTATGTTCATTGCATTAGCGATGATCGAAGCACAAGTTATTTATGCATTAGTAATTGCGATGATCGCATTATATGCTAACCCATTCTTAGGGTAA
- a CDS encoding rhodanese-like domain-containing protein: MFRFILLLVSLSLSLFAVKPEALQYSGFEVTHTYSNNTKEKYTIERKVDGSCIGIGVSPYFFDESYIKEDIDESCKKVFITTTGAIQNNKIDKDIKNLGENELMHFIYSKSTKNPDKYILVDSRNKAWFDFATIPSAVNIYYDDLKYDFDFEEDFYRAYKTLGVKVIDDDKFDFTNAKTAVFFCNGAWCPLSSKSIRHLINIGYPKDKLLWYRGGVHAWSMVALPLTKKLKE, encoded by the coding sequence ATGTTTAGATTTATTTTATTACTAGTAAGTTTGTCTTTAAGTTTATTCGCAGTTAAACCTGAGGCTTTACAATATAGTGGTTTTGAAGTAACTCATACCTACTCAAATAATACAAAAGAAAAATATACAATCGAGAGAAAAGTAGATGGAAGTTGTATAGGAATTGGTGTTAGTCCATATTTTTTTGATGAGTCATATATAAAAGAAGATATTGATGAGTCTTGTAAGAAAGTTTTTATTACTACAACAGGAGCTATTCAAAACAATAAGATTGATAAAGATATAAAAAATCTAGGTGAAAATGAACTAATGCATTTTATTTACTCAAAATCAACAAAAAACCCTGATAAATATATCTTGGTTGATTCAAGAAATAAAGCTTGGTTTGACTTTGCAACTATTCCTAGTGCTGTAAATATATATTATGATGATTTAAAATATGATTTTGATTTTGAAGAGGATTTCTATAGAGCATATAAAACATTAGGTGTAAAAGTTATAGATGATGATAAGTTTGATTTTACAAATGCAAAAACAGCAGTGTTTTTTTGTAATGGAGCTTGGTGTCCCCTCTCTTCAAAAAGTATCAGACATCTAATAAATATAGGTTATCCAAAAGATAAACTTCTTTGGTATAGAGGTGGTGTTCATGCTTGGAGTATGGTAGCACTTCCTTTAACTAAAAAATTAAAAGAGTAA
- a CDS encoding sensor histidine kinase has product MKLITLLIYLLLTISWIYILYFSIKEIAKGKLSSKSLFTVLFLILIIDSIRTIIESLYFGTRLASQYGVLPKDIFLILSNPNYLFIPKLINAIAAISIIFLIIRRWYPNKINEEDKLKEKYLEEKKTKEELERLNKNLDLLVKEKTKELEELNKNLENRVKEEIEKNKQNEQRLFNQSKMAAMGEMIKNIAHQWRQPLSSISTLSSGTKFQLELGKVDEKDIKENLQHITNTAKHMSKTIDDFQNFFKPSKQATTFTMQELIDASLKITAPMLKLEHIELDIINESNCNIKGPINEYTQVMINLITNAKDALSHSEVENKKIKLHTKKINNTCTINISDNAGGIREDIIDRVFEPYFTTKHKSQGTGLGLYMSKEIIEKHLNGSIEVKNNKEGAVFTIIIPSKTCYI; this is encoded by the coding sequence ATGAAATTAATCACACTTTTAATTTATTTATTATTAACTATTTCTTGGATTTATATTTTATACTTTTCAATAAAAGAAATTGCAAAGGGTAAACTTTCATCTAAATCTTTATTTACCGTGTTATTTTTAATCTTAATTATCGATTCAATCAGGACAATTATTGAGAGTCTTTACTTTGGGACTAGACTTGCTTCTCAATATGGAGTATTACCTAAGGATATATTTTTGATTCTTTCAAATCCCAACTATCTTTTTATACCAAAACTAATAAATGCAATAGCAGCTATATCAATAATATTTTTAATAATTAGAAGATGGTACCCAAATAAAATAAATGAAGAAGATAAACTAAAAGAAAAATACCTTGAAGAAAAAAAGACAAAAGAAGAACTAGAAAGATTAAATAAAAATCTTGATTTACTAGTAAAAGAAAAAACAAAAGAGCTTGAAGAACTAAACAAAAATTTAGAAAATAGAGTAAAAGAAGAAATAGAAAAAAACAAACAAAATGAACAAAGGCTTTTCAATCAATCAAAAATGGCAGCAATGGGAGAAATGATAAAAAACATAGCCCATCAATGGAGACAACCACTAAGCAGTATATCAACACTTTCTAGTGGTACTAAGTTTCAACTAGAACTTGGAAAAGTAGATGAAAAAGATATAAAAGAGAATCTTCAACACATAACAAACACAGCAAAACATATGTCTAAAACAATAGATGATTTTCAAAACTTTTTTAAACCTTCAAAACAAGCTACAACTTTTACTATGCAAGAACTAATAGATGCAAGCCTTAAAATAACAGCCCCAATGCTTAAGTTGGAGCATATTGAACTTGATATCATAAATGAGTCAAACTGTAATATAAAAGGCCCAATAAATGAGTATACACAAGTAATGATAAACTTAATCACAAATGCCAAAGATGCCTTGTCACATAGTGAAGTAGAAAATAAGAAAATAAAATTGCATACAAAAAAAATCAATAACACATGCACTATTAATATAAGTGATAATGCAGGTGGAATAAGAGAAGATATAATAGACAGAGTTTTTGAACCATACTTCACTACAAAACACAAATCCCAAGGTACAGGCCTTGGACTATATATGTCAAAAGAAATAATAGAAAAACACCTAAATGGAAGTATTGAAGTAAAAAACAATAAAGAAGGAGCAGTTTTTACAATCATAATACCTAGTAAAACTTGCTATATTTAA
- a CDS encoding mechanosensitive ion channel family protein: MIRKIFLSLILPLFLFSQTNTQEPVKLIKPEDQENKQTEVVINNNSLKAVEKQTIEKTKETKSEEQKQIELQNKLLDSVIENINNESLLEASDNEKDYKKQLTLLSNKITINKRANNSLAVTRDELKVIYLKEKRLYEQTLKNIIKGKREFRERQYFVNLLENSIEKMKKTSLEKYEAIYEEHKDYSNYISEDLTKNYINVYNQRHTQVFVLEYLKENISKFRKSNFFVDEFNLKYFVKKIDEIQGVSFISNLTSYHFKFSIGELVVVIFIIAFFRLLNLKIISLLATFIAKVFVQRKNTKDEDDDTDEIRAYLKESINTPMIYALYLLAIQISIYILIKDPILIEKVIPWINTIYMALLTWGLYAILNNSINYYAQNLLEKYPNVRKEMIVFILRIIKIVLILLVILFLFSQLGIDIKAIAASLGVGGIAIALASKDTLTNFFGSLSIMTDNSFSQGDWIKSGDIEGTVVDIRMRTTRIRTFDNAMITVPNSQLANTHIMNWSKRRIGRRIQMKIGITYESKMDDIVQLREDIYEMLINHTGIATSKNAQLTSTRKFEAIKREDLQGVKRTLLVYIDEFGPSSVNILVYCFSRSPDWEEWLTVKEDVLVKISELTKKNNCEFAYPTQALWLKK, from the coding sequence ATGATTCGAAAGATTTTTTTATCATTAATTTTACCACTTTTTTTGTTTTCTCAGACTAATACTCAAGAGCCTGTAAAACTAATAAAACCAGAAGATCAAGAAAATAAACAAACAGAAGTCGTTATCAATAACAACTCATTAAAAGCAGTAGAAAAACAAACAATAGAAAAGACTAAAGAAACTAAAAGTGAAGAGCAAAAACAAATAGAATTACAAAATAAACTTTTAGATTCAGTAATTGAAAACATAAATAATGAGTCTTTACTAGAAGCATCAGACAATGAAAAAGATTATAAAAAACAACTAACTTTACTTTCAAATAAAATTACAATAAACAAAAGAGCAAACAACTCTCTTGCAGTTACAAGAGATGAACTTAAAGTGATTTATTTAAAAGAAAAAAGATTATATGAGCAGACTTTAAAGAATATCATTAAAGGAAAAAGAGAGTTTAGAGAAAGACAATATTTTGTAAATTTACTAGAAAATAGTATAGAAAAAATGAAAAAAACTTCTTTAGAAAAGTATGAAGCTATTTATGAAGAACACAAGGACTATTCAAACTATATTTCTGAAGATTTAACAAAAAACTATATAAATGTTTATAACCAAAGACATACCCAAGTATTTGTACTTGAATATCTAAAAGAAAATATATCAAAATTTAGGAAATCAAACTTTTTTGTTGATGAGTTTAACCTAAAATATTTTGTAAAAAAGATTGATGAAATACAAGGTGTCTCATTTATATCAAACCTAACATCTTATCACTTTAAGTTTTCAATTGGTGAGCTTGTTGTAGTGATATTTATTATTGCATTCTTTAGACTTTTAAATTTAAAAATTATCTCGCTATTAGCTACATTTATTGCAAAAGTTTTTGTACAAAGAAAAAATACAAAAGATGAAGATGATGATACAGATGAAATACGTGCATATTTAAAAGAGTCAATCAACACACCAATGATTTATGCCTTATATTTACTTGCTATTCAAATATCTATATATATTTTGATAAAAGATCCTATATTAATTGAAAAAGTGATACCTTGGATAAATACAATTTATATGGCACTTCTTACATGGGGATTATATGCTATTTTAAACAATAGTATAAATTACTATGCACAAAATTTACTTGAAAAATATCCAAATGTAAGAAAAGAGATGATTGTTTTCATCTTAAGAATTATAAAAATTGTATTAATTCTTTTAGTTATACTATTTTTATTTTCACAACTTGGTATTGATATTAAAGCCATAGCAGCTTCGCTTGGGGTTGGGGGTATAGCTATTGCCCTAGCTTCTAAAGATACTCTTACAAACTTCTTTGGATCTCTTAGTATCATGACTGATAACTCTTTTTCTCAAGGTGATTGGATAAAATCAGGAGACATTGAAGGAACAGTAGTTGATATAAGAATGCGAACTACAAGAATTAGAACTTTTGATAATGCTATGATTACAGTTCCAAATTCACAGCTTGCAAACACTCATATTATGAACTGGTCAAAAAGAAGAATTGGTAGAAGAATTCAAATGAAAATAGGAATCACCTATGAATCAAAAATGGATGACATAGTTCAATTAAGAGAAGATATTTATGAAATGCTTATAAATCACACAGGTATAGCTACAAGTAAAAATGCTCAATTAACAAGTACTAGAAAGTTTGAAGCTATAAAAAGAGAAGACTTACAAGGTGTAAAAAGAACTCTTTTAGTATATATTGATGAGTTTGGACCATCATCTGTAAATATCTTAGTTTATTGCTTTTCAAGAAGTCCAGATTGGGAAGAGTGGCTTACAGTAAAAGAGGATGTTTTAGTAAAGATTTCAGAGCTTACAAAAAAGAATAATTGTGAGTTTGCATACCCTACTCAGGCACTTTGGTTAAAAAAATAA